Genomic window (Streptomyces cadmiisoli):
CCGGCAACCTGCTCGCTTTTCAGCCAACTCTGACACTCAAACAGTCGATCGTGCCGGGCTTTCTGACCCTGATCGGAACCGGGAAGTTCGTGGCCGCATCCAACGGTCCGGTGGTGTTCATGGAGCCCCCGCTCCGGGTGGACCCCCAGGCGCTCGTCGGCTGGGCCGACTGCCCGTCGCCGTGCCACCACTACGACCACGGCTACATGACCGGCCTGATGGGCGGTCTACGTGCACTGACGGGCCTCGGCGGGGCTTCCGGGGAGGAGCACCAGTTCGAGTTCGTGGGGGCCGGCACGGTCCTGCTCCAGTCGACCGAGACACTGATGGCCGAGCAGGCCACGGGCGTCACTCCGCAGCAGGCGGGGGTACCCGGCAGTGGCACGGTGACCGGAGGGCACGGATCGCAATCCGGCGCACCGCGCCTTCCCGGACAGCTGGGGGACCTCCAGCGTCGCTTCGGGCTGTGAGCGGTAGTCTGCGGAGTGTGACATCGAACGCGTGCACACCGTCACACCACCCTCACTAGTTCGCTTTTCAACTTCTTAGGTAGACTTCATTCATGGAGACCGAGACGGCCACGCGCTGGCTGACCGATGCGGAGCAGTGTGCCTGGCGCACCCACCTGGAGGTCAACCGACTGTTGACGTACCAGCTCGAAAAGGACCTGCAGCCGTTCGGCCTGACGATGAACGACTACGAGATCCTGGTGAACCTGTCCGAGTCCGACGACCTTCGGATGCGGATGAGCGACCTCGCCTCTGCCACCTTGCAGTCCAAGAGTCGCCTCTCCCATCAGATCACCCGGATGGAGAGCGCGAACCTGGTGCGCCGGGAGAACTGCGAGTCCGACCGGCGCGGACTCTACGCGGTGCTCACCGAGCACGGTCTGGAGACGATGAAGAAGGTCGCGCCGCACCACGTGGCGTCCGTGCGCCGGCACTTCATCGACCTGTTGTCCCCGGACTCGCTGATCGAACTCGACAAGGCGCTCAAGCCCATCGCGGAGCACCTGCGGGGGCAGCGCGGCCGCCCCTGACCGGGAGGCCGCCTACCCGAGCGGCAGGCGGAGCTCGAACTGGGCTCCGCCGGCCGCCGCGTCGCGGACCGTGAGCGTGCCGCCGTGCCGGACGGCGACGTCACGGGCGATGGCGAGGCCCAGTCCCGCGCCGCCCTCGTCCCGGCTGCGCGCCGCGTCCAGC
Coding sequences:
- a CDS encoding AIM24 family protein, which encodes MTHGPVVHDPATLPADDNVNAYTFCVELKGTEWFLQKGKMIAYYGSIEFNGIGHGRLDRLVRTSFHSPLHAADWVVAAGSGRMLLADRAFDVNSYDLADGNLTIRSGNLLAFQPTLTLKQSIVPGFLTLIGTGKFVAASNGPVVFMEPPLRVDPQALVGWADCPSPCHHYDHGYMTGLMGGLRALTGLGGASGEEHQFEFVGAGTVLLQSTETLMAEQATGVTPQQAGVPGSGTVTGGHGSQSGAPRLPGQLGDLQRRFGL
- a CDS encoding MarR family winged helix-turn-helix transcriptional regulator, which gives rise to METETATRWLTDAEQCAWRTHLEVNRLLTYQLEKDLQPFGLTMNDYEILVNLSESDDLRMRMSDLASATLQSKSRLSHQITRMESANLVRRENCESDRRGLYAVLTEHGLETMKKVAPHHVASVRRHFIDLLSPDSLIELDKALKPIAEHLRGQRGRP